A segment of the Cinclus cinclus chromosome 3, bCinCin1.1, whole genome shotgun sequence genome:
CGCCAGGCTGGGTAGAGGCAGACGTGTCTAACCCTCTGAAGGACCAAAAACAGATGACATCACCCTCTCGTCGTGTCCATCCTCCCCCCAGAATCCCTATCAGCCCCACGGAGAGGCTGCGCTTGGAGGAgcgaggaggaagagggaaagcAAGGGGGAGGAGGTCGGGGAGAAGGACAGAAGGCAAAGGCTGGAGGTGGAAGTTGGTTACTTTGGCAAAGAGACAAAAGTTCTGCAAAACTTCACCGGCCAGACTTCAAAAAGGTGGAAAAACCGGAGGCTCAGTTCTGGCTGGTCCTGTTATCACGGGGAGCCTTATCTCTGGATGGGGCTGATGGCTCATGTGAGCCACAGTGGCTGCTAACCTCTGGCTGAGCTTTCCGAGGTCCCTGAGGAGCCAGACCATCACTCAAAGGAGAGGAGAAGCATCCAGGAGAGGGGACTGTATGGAGGCATTCCCACCATGtctgcagcctgcagggtgGGACATCCCAGCATGGAGCCCAGCAGTCTCTCACAGCTTCAGTTCATGGTTGTAGGAGAAGTGAGGAAGATCACAGGCTCTTTCCCTGCTCACAGTCCAGCCAGAGATGGGTCAGATCTCCTCTGGGTGTCAGCTGGCACAGTTGGGTCACTGGTTTTACTGGTTTTCTCTAGGGCAAGGCTGGTGCCTCTGGGATGGATAGCACAGTGGGTTTAGGTTGAAGCCAGGTGTATAGCTGGAGGTTTTAGGGTGGGAATTTTTCCCACCTAATTTCTTCCATACCCTAAATACCACACTGGGAGTTTTCCAGAGATAAATCTTCCAGCTTTTCTCTTGAGGCGATTTTCATACCCTTTCAAGCCATCTCTTTACTCACAGCTCCAAGATATCTCTGTTCCTGCTCCTTTCCACCTCACAACCTCCTGCTTTGGGGGTCCTGGTCCAGAACCTGCACCAATCATGGTGGGCAATTCCCCTTCCTTCAGTAAGCAGCAGTCCACACCCAACAACTCTTACTCCCtggtgaggagctgctggaagtgaACTTGGCCTTGGCTCATTCCCACTTGTAATTCTACTCAATAAATCAGCCTGTGCAGGACAAGAGGCAGTGATACCCATCAGGTGACACTGGGAAAGAGTTTGGAATAACTTGTACTGTGGGATTAAGATTTCACCTAGGAATTGCTccatgcaggagcagggcagatGGAGAAACCACCACAATCCCTGTGAGACCGAGTGAATTGTTTGGATTGTTTTCCTCACTGGGATTTCTCAGCCTTATCCACCTTTACCTCCTCACAGAGATGGATCACAGAagcatggaatggtttgggttggaaggaagcTTTAAGGGTCACCTAGTCCAGCACTTCTGCAATGACCAGGAATGTCCtcaaggagatcaggttggatAACCTGAGTCACCTGCCCAGATTCACCTTGCTGCTAtaggggaggaagaggaactTCTGGAGGGAAAATCATACCTCAGTCTTGGGTCCATCCCCTTGAAGAGGATGAAGAGGCCTTCCATGGCCTCTTCTGAACTGAGCTGTGAGAAATTCGGGTTGTTGAAGGAAGTGACTGAGAGAGAGGTGGAGGGATGGGTTCAAAGAGAGGCTTCACAACTGCTTGGACCAACCCAGCAGATCCCTTTCTTGCTGCCACTCTGGAAGGGCTCCCCTCTCTCCTGTACCACATCTGTCACCTTTGTGAAGATGATTTGGATCCCCCAGTGCACCTCCAGCACCATTAACCCCCAAGTACCAGGCAGGGTGCTCCATCTGAGGGGGAAGCACAGCTGCACTCCAGACCCAGCAGGACATAGAAAATCAAGAGGTTTATTGGTGGTGGACAAACCGAGCTACAAGTGGAGGCACGGAGATATCTCAGGGCAGGTTTTGTGCACAgtcctggcagcaggagcactgggCTGGCTCTCCTGGGGCTGTCACATCACCCTGGGGTGGCTGCTGTCACCGGCAGCAGCGCAGGCGGCCGTTGCTGCAGCTCCCTTCCCAGCGCTCCATGTGGAAGCAGAGCCTCCGGCAGTGGCCACGGCTGCTTCTGCACTGCTGGCTGTCTGAAAGGCCTCTGGCTGCTGGGGAAAGAGGATAGGAAACCTGGTTAGGGGAGCTGGAACCCACTCAGAGCCCCCAAAACCTACTGGGAACTCCACTAGTGTTGGTGGCCGGGCAATCGGGTGCTCTCAGTTGGCAACAGGGAAATTCAGCTGGTTCCATGGTGAGGATCAGATGTGCTTGGGAGGAGCTTCTCCATCCAGCAAGCACTGGGAGTCTCCTAAGGACTGGCCTGGTGAGACAGCCAGGTTTGACTTGGCTGTGTTAGGTTAGATGAGTTGAGTGAGGTTGAACAGCATCAAAAGACAGAGAAGTACCTTTTGAAACAGGTGTTTCACCTATTGTTTTATTCAGAGattttttggcttcttggtgtttggagtttttgtttgctttttaaatattttttcaatatttcaaatattttgctgttttgattAAAAGGGCATGTGGAGCATCTCTTTAGATACAGCAGAAATACCGAGTTTTGGGGTTCTGGGGGGGTACATCACCAGTGGAGTGGGCAaacccttctctctccctttgtTGTCCCCAGCACTTCAGTTAAATAAATGAGTGCATAAACAAGCTAAGCAAGTAATTCTCCTTTTCTTGGTTATCAGGTTTTCCTTCTGTGAATGTGACATCACCAAAGTTCTGCTAACATCATGGTGACTTCACCCCTGAATGAAACCTGAATCTCTGACATATGTATACAAGTAGCCAGAGAAAATGCCAAGccaaacaatatttttctatcAAACCAGAATCCCAGAAGTAAACAGACAAAAAAGGGTAAATTATCTgcctttcccccttctttttgCCCCTGAAAAATGGTTTTGATTTGAGAAAATCAAAGAtacatagaatggtttgagttggaatgGACATTAAAGACCATCTACttccaacctcctgccatggacaggggcttcccttccactatcccaggctgatgcaaccccatccaaccttgacttgaacatttccagggatggagagtcCACAGCCTTTTtgggcaacttgtgccagggcctcaccactctcacagccaagaattccttctAATATCTAATTTACATCTACCCTCCTTCAGCTTAAGACCATTCCCCctggtcctgtccctccatcccttgtccccagtccctctccagctctcctggagcccctttaggctctggcaggggctctgagctctccctggatccttctgttctccaggtgaacacccccagctctcccagcctggctccagagcagaggggctccagcccttggaacATCTCCATggctcctctggactctctccatcAGCTTCTGGTGCTGGGGATCCCAAACGGGAGGCAGCCCTGGAGGTGGGATCTTACCAGAGCAGATCAGAGGGTGAAAATCACCTCCCTCAAACTTCTTGTCACACTTGCATCTTCCTGCATTTGCCACATCTGTATTCCATTCATGGAGAATGTAACAGGATTCTCCTTGTTTTGTGGAGGATGAGGCTTTCATCCTGGAGCAAAGCTCAGGCTCCTGGCTTAGGCTCAGCATTTCTGGGTGAGTTTTGAGGGTGCAGAGAGGAGGGGATGCACAACCTAtgagctcagcacagctgcatCCAGAGACTTCATGGAGACCATCTCgggagaaattatttccttggaagCACGAGTTAGGTCAGCTTTGACTTGAGGGCCCTGTCTTGTTCTCTTCTACCTCTGAGTAGGAAcctgccttttctctctccacagTCCTGCAGGAACCCCTGTGAGAATTTTGTCCTTACCCGGAGTGCCCTGGAGGAGGAGAATGACAAGGACTgcaaagagcagctggagaACCTGCATGGCTTGGTGTGGGTGGAGGTTCCACCCCGAGGAGGAGTGAAAGGCcctaaagaaaggaagaagagagaaatccTGGATTTATAGTGGCCAGGGCGGGGTTGTGTAATTTTTCTGGACTGGAGAGAACTTTGATAATCTCAGGTGCATTTCAACACGACAGTAAACAGTTGCATGGGGTGTGCTTGTCCTCAGTCATACCATGTCACAGACAGAAATTATAAAGGggaaataaaggggaaaaaatagaaggaaaaaaaaaacaaaagggggGGTTGGAAATCAGGGTTTTGTTGAGAATTACACTGAGCACTAGGGAGTCTGCTACTGcttgctgctggagacaggatGTTGGGACTGACCCAGTCTGGCTCTGTTTGAAGGCTCGAGCATGTGATCTTAAAATCCAATCCAAGTGCTGGGTTTTGCAGCATCAaagtgttgggtttttcttcttttttttttttttttttcccagctctcacTCTCTGTGTTTAGCACTGAAACTGTCAAGTGTGAAAAAATCCAGTCTCCTCCTCAGCACTCCCCAATACACAAAGCTGGCCTGAAAATAATGggatccttaaaaaaaataatgtgtctGCTTCAATTTCCCAAATTCCAGGCTGCAGAGAGGATGCTTGCCAAGCTTTTGTTTACAACTGTCAAGAAAAAATGGCAattcaatattttattcatttatgtACTTATTCAGTGGGAAAGCTGGGATACCTCCCTGCAATATTCAGTGGTGTTAGGAGAGCTGGTGGATTACAGCTCTCCCAGGGATCCTGGCAGGCTCTCAGGTTTGCACCAGTTCTCCAGGTCAGTTCCAGGAAATTAACAGAGGTGAGATCTGAGCTTCAACTTGGGAAAACAACACAAAGCAAACAACGAGCAGGAATGTCCCCCAGTCAACAACAAatggaggaagagaaaatagaaactttataaaggttttttttacagCGATAATGCAGCAGAGGCCATCACCAagcctttccttttcccttcagaaGTCACCTCGATGGATTTTTCTTTGCAGACTGGATGCCAGGGAGTGCTGGAAAATGCAAACCCCATGTCCTTCAGGCGGCTTGAACAGAACAAGAATCACCTTCATCAAACAGTGCAGATAAAGGGGCCTTCACCAGTTGGACTTTGGAGTCGGGGACACTGAGCTCTTAACCAGGGTGTCCTGCAATCCAGCCACACACAGCCTGGGAAGGGACATGGGTCTGGAAACCCACCTGGGGGACAGCGGGATGCAAGGATGTGTGTGAGCCTCTGCCAGAGTGCTGGTGCTCTGCCTATCTGGTGACACTGCTTGGGTGGAGGACAATAACCCACCTTGTACCTCTGAGGATTGGCATCTCCAGTGTGAGAGATGGGAATTTGTGGAATTAGGGCATCATAGAATGGTTAGGGTTGGAAGAGATCATCCAGACAttagagatcatccagtccatcccctgccatgggcagggacaccttccactatctcagactgctccaagccccatctaacctggccttggatacttccagggatccaggggcagccacagcttctctgtaccagggcctcaccaccctcacagggaagaacttCCAAAGCAAAGAATTTGGGCAGAGTTTATCCAGCAGAAAGGAGATGGTGATTCTTGAGCTACAGTCCAAGCAGGGAGGAGCATGTGGATGCTCCTGAGAGTGTCCTGCTCTGAATGTGTGACCTGAAGTGTCTGAACATGTGTGTGCAGATGGCTTGGTGCTCTCCAGAGAGGATGTGCAGCATGGAGCCAGGGCACCACGTGGCCACAGTGTTCCCAATGATGGATGGCAAAATTCCAGGTGTTTGTCTCCAGCTCAGCTGTTCTCCCATGGTGGGAGCAGCACCACCACAGAGGGTGATTTGTTCCTGGAGCTGCTTGGATGCTGCTGTTTGGATGGGGACCAGGCTGCATCCTCCACACCACCACAAACCCCTGCTCTGCAGCTATGATGCATGGGTTGAGCTGCAGAATGTGCCTTGGGAAAGAAATCCAGCGCTATACAGTACCGACAAAAAAACAGATTTCCTCCAGAAATCAGGGGCAGGAAATCTCTGTCCCTTGGGTAACTGCTTGTACAACAGCTGGCCTGGCTCCCTCTGGCCTCAGCCTCTGCTGAGctggcccagcagcctcccaccCTCCCCTGCTTCCCAACCTGCCAGCAGATGTCTTTTTTCAGAGCTCACCATGCACAAAGGCTGATCTGTGCTCAGACACGTGGCACGGGAATTGGttcctgggttttggggttgggaggAGCTGAATCAGTCTGTATCTGCTCTCTGGTCCCAAACAGGAGGGATGTTCCTACTGACTTCATTGCCTTCGGGTAATGCTCTGGCCAGGACTTGAGCAGgatgatttttaaatgcatcCTGGGATAAGTTTTTGCCAGCAGAAGCAATTCCTTGGGTGAATGAACCCTTTTGCCAGCTTGTGATGCCACCTCCTACTCCCAATCCCACTCAGAGCACTTTGCCAAACAAGCAAGCACTGATAGAGCTCTGCAATTCAACCTGTGGAGAAATGCTCATGGGCTCAGCTCTGGGCTCAGCCTTCGTCCAGAACTGCTCACTCCCCACCCTATGGCTCTCATTCCAGACCACCCTTCATGGCTTTCTCAGAACTCTCTTCAACAGGTCCCTGTCTGCCTTAATTAGAGccccccagagctggacacaacaaaaaataatggGTTTTGCCCCACAGAAAATGGTCAGAGCACACACTGTGCAATTAACTTCTCCTTTTCAGGGCAGGGCCACATCCAGGTGCCAATTATGAATCATTCCTGGCACGTGCCAACCTCCAAACTGTGCCAAGGAACAGCATGGAAAACAGTTCATTTTCTGACAGCACATTTGAGTAGCCACTAATTTCTGAGCTTCACATGATTTGTTTTGCTCCTGTATGTACAGCCTCTGAAACCTGACCTGCTTTATCTCCCCAGCACGCCCTAGAACTGGGCTGTGGTGAGGTGGAAGAGCTCCACGTGAGCAGGTGGAATGTTGGAATGTTGGAATGTGACCCTCTTTCTCCTTCGTGAGGGTGGAGGGAGATCCAGGCACGCAGGGGATTGCACTGATTTGTGTGGGATTTCCAGGGGTGTAAGAGACGACTTGGATCCAAGGGGCTGCCCACGGCTATGGCACCTCAGCTTCCCCAAGCAGGAGCCCATCCAACACCATCCTGCTCCTGATTGCACATCACAATAGTGCTTTTAGGGTAGAAAAGGAGGATTTGGCTCTCTTTGCCAGACGCTGGCCTGTTGCCTGGGAACAGCAAACAAATCCTGCTGAAAGAATCCATGCCATGCTTTGATGGACTAAAATCCCCAGTTATCCAGGCAGCTTGTGCTGGTGGACAGACATGGCATGAGGGTAGAGGTCTATCCTGGCTGGCTGCATGACTGCAGACATCCCAAATATACATCCCAAGATGTCTGGATGATTTTGGCATCCCCTTTAGGTGTAGGTCTGCTAAGGTAGTACTAAAGAACCCAAATTTTGTAGCCTTCTGAGCTCTACCAGGTACAGACTGCTGGAGTTCAAAGCCCAATCAAGAATTTCCCACAGAAATCCTCTTCATCATTTGGCTTTCACCTGACTATCGCCAGGGGgttggatgatctttaaggtcccttccaacccaaaccattctgggattctatgatgGTTTTATgattcttcctcctccccagggTTACAGGATACTCCAACTAGGTTTAATTAATTTGAGCATCATTCCCTGTCGTACACTTACACCAAAACAGCTCATGTTGCTGTTCAAGCGACTCCCCgtgagctgagctggctgctttGCCCCAGGTGCACTCAGGGGTCAAGAAACCACATCAAGAAAGAGTTTTATAAGGTCTGGAAGTACCATTCTTCACCATCCACTGTATCCTTGgtgctttctctctccttcctctgtgTGAGACTGAATTCAGTTCATCTTATTCATTGGGCAGAAATAAGGAgagatttttgtttatttttttgttgttgttgggttgtggttaagtgatttttaaaggttATTTCCATCCAGATCAGCAAACAAAGGAACACACAGCAGTGGGACAGCAGGACCATGCCTCTGAGCATGCCCATTAGTGCCAGAGGGACAATATTCCCTATGAACTGAGCATTTCCACCTTTCCTGGTGGACTGGCCAGGAGGTCCAAAATACATCAGAGGCAGAAATCCCAGTGACTGCGAGGGAGATGTACAAGGTGTGCTGCAAGAGCCCACTCTTCACTTTCCTACGAATCCAGGCTGTAACCACGATGGCTGAGCATTGCCAGATGAGGGGCACGAACAGTGAACCCTGTGGATGAACGTGAGAAATGAACTGTTTGTTTTGGAGAGGTGCCTCGATTCAAACCCCTCCCCGTGCTGTCCTCGTGCGTCAGAGGGATGGGCTGGAATTTGGCTCTGGATTCAGCCCTGTCCCTGTTTTCAGAATTCGTTCCCAAGCCAAAAGCCAGCTCTGGGTATTCTGGCCCTCCTGAGGGTTCATCCAGCTGCAGGGGATCTCCAGGGGAGCGCTGGCATCTCCCTGTGTGTGCTGGAGTCCCAGTGATGACCCAGGGAGAGTAACTGGGCTGCTCGTCGGTGAATGGAGATGCTGGGGTGAATGAACTGTGggccctctggcagtggggcCTGACCCTGGTGAGGTCAGTGGGAATTTTCCCAGTTTGATTCATTAGAACAAGAATTTCGTCTCCCAGTGAGGACTTTTCCCTGGCTCTATCTGACCAGTGCCTCAGCTGGTTGGCATAACTCTCTCATTACATCATTGCTTCCTTGCTTTCACAGAAATGATTGACccagagagaaatattttaccTGGAAAGGGAGACCAAGAGCTGACAAGGGCAGGGGAGTGTCAAAATTTTATATTGAAAAGACACAGAAGGGCTGAGAGTGGATTTGGACAGAAAATCAGATTAGAGTGAGGGAGCTCATAGGAGGAAATCTGTGAAGGATAAAGAGACTGATTTCTTTGGGGCTGGGTAACCAAAAGGGAAAGGAGTTGCACCAAAAATGCAGTTCATGGTTGGAGAGGGCAGCCTGTCAGGGCCACGGGACACAGCTTTCAGTTCCCCTCCCCACCATGTTTAAAACAAGTAAATCTGAGAtcttagggggaaaaaaaaattgttccctgtgagcatggtgaggccctggcacagggtgcccagagaagctgtggctggccctggatccctggaagtgtccaaggccaggctggatttggCTTGGATCAACCTGGGATattggaaggtgtctctgcccatggtagggggtgcaatgagatgatctttaatgttccttccaacccaaaccgttctgggattccatgactGCCCTGAGAACCTGGCGCAGCCTGGAAAGGAGAAGTGGATGGGAGTGGATCTTTCCTGAGCAGCACAGACCACACTCACTTTTATGTCAAACCAAGTGCCTTTTGCACCAAAAGTGATGCCAAAAAGACTTTCCCCACTGCAGCTGTTTTCTGTGGGAGGGGAAATAAGGGGACATAGTCCCCCTGGTGTTCTGGGGAGGTGAGGAATTCTGTGGCCCCTCCTGGTCAGTGACATCCCACCACTGGCAGCGTTGCTGACTCGCAGGTGGGCACTTGCTGCTTTGTTAAACCTCAGGTTTATTGGTGTCAGGTAAGGAGAAAGGCAATTTTTCACCTCTGCCATGTCAGGTAACAATCAGAATCCCAAAAGGGTGACAAAGAGTTTGGGTGGCCCCAGTTTCCTCTTGTCACAGTGTTTCCTAAGAAGTTACAGCAAAACCAAAGTGTTCCGAAGTTCATGAGTGAATCCACAGCCCTATTctcccaggagagcagcagtcACAGAAACCACAAAATCTCTTTCCCAACAACTGCTCGTGCCTTGCCAGTGGAGCCTGCAGCTCTCCATGTGCTCCTTTGGAAACCCTCAGCTCTCTGTGGTGGCAGGTGACAGATTTTTGCAGCACAGAATGATGGGTTCAAAGCAGTACTGAGCCAGGTATTCACCAGAAACACAGCTTCCCACTCGGCACAAGCCCCCTCCGTGGTTGCAGCTGTCTGGTCCATAAGCATCTCCTGGataaaggagaagaaaacttGTGGATAAAATTCATGTGGTTCCTTCTGGCTTTGTGCTCCCTGCCAGCCAAGCCAGCACTGGGAGTACACAAAGAGCCTGGGCACCTCGAGCACACCTGGGGTCCTCAGTCTACAGACAGGTTCAGATATCCATGTTAAAAATCCCAAGTTGCTGAGGCAACCTCTCTCAAGGGATGTTTCATCATGGAGTTGTTTTTTTAGGATGCTGGCAAAGACTATGCATGGGAGGTCAGAGGGGCTGTCCTCCCCCTGCCAaggaggcagctgcagcctgagaAAACGCAGGAACTTTTTCCCAGAGCATAGGGATCCTTCTTTAGAGCATCTCCTAACTCAGTGATGTGCCCCATTTTCACAGCTTCCCCCCTGCTCATTTTTGTATTCCCCCAAAGGATTAAATGATTAATTTTCCCAGAGTATCTCACCCACTCTCTCACCCAGAAAACACCTTTCCTCAGTGCCTGCAATATCACACAGCAAAGAAAGATTATCCCTGTTTCCAAATACACTGTTCACCACCCCAGGCCTTCCTGGTCTTACCGAGCTGGGCCAGAGAGATGAACATGAAAACGAGCACAAGGATCCCCATTCCTTTTACTCTGCCGGAAAATcgcagggctgggagtgagaTTTTGCAGAagcctctgtgtgctgctggcatGCTGGATGGCATCCATGGAATAGGGGAGGAGTAGGCAGGAGTTAATTATATTCCAGTCCCCAGAGTAACATTTGCTGCTGAGAAACCCTTTTGTGTCATTCTGACCCAGCGCTGCTGCTCCAAACAATGTTGACTTTTTTCATGTTCACTGGTCACTGGCTTTTCTGATTCTTCTCCTTGGCAGCTGGCATTTTGGGCTGGtagaattccagctgggaaaaaaaaaagaggctctGAGAGATCCTCTGCCCTTCACCTGCAGCCAGCAAAAGCCCTTGGAAGTGACAGGGAGGAGGGAAGCATCCTGCAAGGGAAGACTCTTGAGGATCTGCATGGAAGAGAAAGATGCAGGCTGGGAGTGATGAATTGTTAATCTGAGCTCGTGTGAAtattttctccagctgaaacctgggtgttattttttttttttcccagctttggCTTCTGAGGAATTTGGGAGGCTTCGTTCCTGAGTGTGATGAGCACACAGGGCTGATGGAAGAGCTGTTAGTTCAGCAATGCTGAACTGGTGGTAAATCTATAGTGAGTGGGTAGCTCTGGCTGTAAAATGTGATATTTCagctgccctgcctggccctgctgttTGCTGTCCCTTGAGCTGTGGCAATAAAACTGCTCTGTGAACACATCTTAAACTGACAGGTGAAAGAGCAAGGTTAAAAGTCCCTTTCTCCCTAAAAAACATACCCAAACAGAACAACTTAACTAGAATAATTGAAAATCATAGAAAACCCCTCCAAAGTCATCGAGTCCAGTCATTCCCCGGGTTGCCACTAAATCACgtccccaaatgccacatctatctgtcttttaaatccctcaGAGATGGGGACTCCATCACTGCCTTGAGCACCCTGTTTTAATGCTTAGCCACCCTTtctatgaagaaattcctcctgatgtccaacctgaacctcccctggcacagcttgaggtcatttcctctcctcctgtccctgttccctgggaacAGAGCCCtgacccccctggctgtcccctcctatcagggagttgtgcagagccacaaggtcccccctgagcctccttttctccaggctgagcccctttcccagctctctgaaatgtccaaggaatgactggatgtgtcactgctctgtgctgggtgacaaggtggggatcagtcacAGGTTGGAGACTCGAGAGACCTTGGGGATCATTTCCatcctaaatgattctgtgattaaatgCCCTCAGTTCTCTAAAGCATCCAGGTATAAAACCAATATGGTAAATAAGATTAGGCTGGTGAGAAGGATTAGAGGATGGGGTTTCCAAGGATGCAACAGCAAATTTTTGTGTAATTCTACACTTGGCTCTAATAGAGAGACATTCTGCCTCTTTCCATAGATAAATGACTATTATACATGTTTATTTAGCATTTATTGCCTTTTGTATATAAACATATCACCTCTAGTTAATTACACACTTTGCATGTTGACAACACCAGACACGTCTACAACACTTGGAATAAAACTTGTTTACTTGGATGTTCATTCCCATGCTTTTCTGCAATCCCACGTGGTCTTTGTCACACTTCTGTGCAGCACTTCCATCCTCTGCGAGGGCAGATTCCCTCCTGCTCTTGCAGACATCTGATTTCTGGGGGCACACAATGGCCCCCCTCATCTTGGCAGATGTGGAAGTTGGATGTCGTGTCTGCAATTCAGAGGGTTTAAGTCAAACCAGGTAACCTGACACTGCCATCCGAACCATGTCATGCGCAAAAATTGTTGGGAAGTTGTGGTTACTGTGTCTCCAAAAAACGACACAAAGATGAACTTTGGGGCTTACCACAGCACTTATGTAAAAGAAAGAATTTGTGACCCACCAACTTGGAAAATAATTAACAGAGGGAGGGAAATTATAAAGCTATGAAAAAGAT
Coding sequences within it:
- the LOC134041558 gene encoding gallinacin-13-like, with the translated sequence MQVLQLLFAVLVILLLQGTPARGLSDSQQCRSSRGHCRRLCFHMERWEGSCSNGRLRCCR